The nucleotide window GTCTCTCGGGCGTGGCCTTCGAGAACCTGGGGGCCCACGAGATCGGCGCGGTCGTCGCCACGCACGCCGGCCCCGGTGCCTACGGCGTGGCCCTGGAACCTCCCCGCTAGGTCGCTCCGTTGTTGCCGACTGTTCCGGGCCGCCGGGGAGCCGGGCGGTTCCTGCTGGGTGCGGCCCTGACCCTGGGGTTGGCCGCCTGTCAGCAGCCCGCCGCACACCGGGCCGAGCCGGCCTCCAGTCCGGTGCGGGCCGCTGCCCCAGGCGCCGCACCGGTCGCCTCTGGTGAGAGCGCCCCGCAACCGGTAACGGCCGCGCCGAAGACCAGTCCCGCCGCCGTCCCGCCGTCCCGCCTCATTCGGCCCGAACTGCGGGACCCCGGGGGTTGCCTGACCGCTGCACCCACCGTTGCCAAGGCGCCCACGCCGCCCCTACCGCTGAGTGGTCGCCTGGGGCTGTGGGTCGCAGAGATCGACCCGGAGACGCTGGGGGTGATCCGGGCGGTGGGCACCAACCCTGACAGCGTGTTTCCACTCGCGAGCACCTACAAGCAGGCGGTGCTGTGGGCCCTGCTGCGCGAGTTCGATGCCGGGCGCGTCTCGCCGACCGAACGCTTCGACGTGTCTCGCGGCACCCAGAGCCTGGGCACCTATCCCTTCGACGGCATGAACGTGCGGGACCTCTCCACCCGCATGATCCAGTACAGCGACAACACCGCCACCGACCTGCTGCACCGGCGCGTGGGCCTGGGCCGCGTGCAGGCGGTGGCCGACCGCCTGGGCCTGTGCCGCACCCGCCTGATCCTGCCGACCCGCGACTGGTGGGTGGCGCAGTCGGGGCTGTCGGCCACCTTCAGCGGCACCTCGCGCTGGGCCGGGGCGACCGGCGCCGAGCGACTGCGGCTGGCAAGCCTCATCGACGCCGACGCCCGGCAGTATCCGGCCGGGTACATCCAGCGCCAGCTCGACCTGTATTTCGACCACCGCTACCAGCCGGCCGACGACCTGCGGGCGCACAACCTCAGTACGCCCTACGAACTGGGCACGTTGTTGGCGCACGAATTCCTCGATCCCGGCCTGTCGCCCCGCGCGCGCAAGTGGCAGCGTGAGGTGATGGCGCGGGGCTTCGGCCGGCGCGCACTGCGGGCCGAGGCAGCTGGCAACGTCGCCTTTTTCGGCGGCAAGGGGGGCAACGGTTGGCGGCTGCTGACCTACAGCGGCTACTTCCAGACGAAGGACGGCCGGCAGGTCGTCTACGCCTTCATGCAGCACGGCGCCGACCAGACCTACACGATGCCCAACACCCGCCGCGCCTTTGCCTGGATCAATGCCGGGATAGACGCGGTGATCGGCGCGCAGATTCCCCGGCCCCTAGCCCCGAAGCCGGCCAAAGCCGGGCACCCCTGAACAGGCGGGCGAGGAGGGCGGGCGCATCGTCCCCGGCTCTCCTCGCGCCGCCCCTCAGCCCTCCTGGGCGTCCACCCGCGCCAGTTCGGCCGTGATGGCCGCGTCGAGGTCGCGGCGCACCTGGGGATACGGCTCGGAGCGAGAGGCCCCCGCCGCCGGCACGTGGCCGCCGCCGCCCAGGGCCACGGCGATGTTCTGGGCGCTGACCGGGCCGCGCGACCGCAGCGAGAGCTTCACGCGGTCGCCGAAGTCCTTGACCATCACGGCGAGCACGGTGCCCTCGGCGCTGCGCAGCAGGCCCACATAGGACTCGACGTCTTCCCACGTGGCCCCCGCACGCGACAGCATGGCGTCGTCCACGCGCGCCAGCACTACCCGGCCGCCATGCGTGAATTCCATGGTGCCCAGCACCTCACGCAGCAGCAGGTAGTACGAGTGCGAGTTCTGGGCCATCTGGTCGCCCAGCCAGCCCAGACGGGCGCCGTGGGCGCGCAGGCGGGCAGCGTACTCGAAGGTCTCGGCACTCACGCTGTCGAAGCTGAAGCTGCCGGTATCCGTCTTGAGCCCGAGCATGAGCGGGGTAGCGACCGCCTCGGACCAGGGCGCCCCCAGCGCGTCGATCACGTCGGCCACCAGCATGGTCGTCGCCGGCTTGGAAGGGTCCACGGCGCCCGCCGTGGACCGCCGCAGATTGGTGCCGTGGTGGTCAAGGTTGACCACGTCGCCCGCAAAGGCCGCCAGGTCGGCGCCCGCCACCCGCACGGGGTCGTTGTTATCCACGTCGAGCACGGCGGCCAGGGCGCCGGCGGGCCACGCGGTCAGCGGCGCGGCGACCTCGCCCGGCTGGGGCAGAAAACGCAGGTAGCGCGGCACCTCCAAGGGTGCCACGACCTCGCGGCCCATCGCCCGCAGCGCCCTCGTCAGGCCCAGCACGCTGCCCAGAGCGTCTCCGTCGGGGTTCTCGTGGGCCAGGACCACCACGGGGCCGTCGTGGGCGAGCAGCCTCGCCGCCACCGCCTGAATGTCCCGCGCATACTCGGGACTGCCGGAGTTCATCCTCGTCATCCGCTGAAGTATAAGAGGGCTCGCCTGCACAGCGCCCCCGCCCCGCGCCGCGCCGCGCGGCATAGTGGCCCCCATGAGCGAATCTCCTGCCCGGACCCGTCACGTCGCCTTCGACTGGGGCGGCGTCTTTACCGTCGGCACCTTCGACGGCCGCAGCACCCAGAACGTCGCCGAGCGCGCCGGGGTACCGGTCGAGCGTGTGCGCGAAAGCTACTTCCGGCATGTGCGGCAGCTGGAGGTCGGCGCCTGGAGCCTGCCGCAGTTCTGGACCGTATTGCAGGAGGAGGCCGGGATTCCGCTGCCCTACGACGAATTCGAGGAACTGTACCTGGGCAGCGTGCACGACAACGCCCCCATGTACGCCGCGTTGAGTGCCCTGCCCGCCGACGTGCGCGTGGGCCTGCTGAGCAACAACTACCCCGTCGTGAGCGACCACCTGCGCAAGGATGCGCGCTTCGGGCGTTTCGACGCGCTGGTGTTCAGCAACGAGATCGGGCACAAGAAGCCCGCGCCCGAGGCCTTCGACGCGCTGGAGGAGGCAATGGGCGTGCCCGCCGCGCAGGTGGCCTTCGTAGACGACGTGCAGGAGAACATCGACGCCGCTCACGCCGCCGGCTTTCATGGCCTGCTGTACCACCACGACCGCCACGAGCAGTTTGAGCGCGAGCTGACCGCCTGGCTGGCCGGCGAGGGCTGAAGCTGGGGGCTGGCCTGAAGTGGTGTACCTGCGGCGCGTGAGAGTACACCACGCGCACAGGTACACCACCTCTTTTACGGCCCCGGCGGGGGCACACTGGCTCTACAGCACCCGAAGGGCCCGTTCTTCAGGCACTCCCACCGTGGGGGCGCCAGTCTTCCCCTTCGGCCAGGAGCCAACCATGACCGCACAGCCCCGCACCCCCGCCGAGATCCTGAGCAAGACGTGGCAGACCGAGGAGCGTTGGCAGGGCGTCCGGCGCAACTACAGCGCCGACGAGGTGGTCAAGCTGCGCGGCAGCCTGATGGTCGAGCACACCCTCGCCAAGCACGGCGCGACCAAGCTGTGGGGGCTCATGAAGGACGAACCCTTCGTGAACGCGCTCGGCGCCCTGACCGGCAACCAGGCCATGCAGCAGGTCAAGGCGGGCCTCAAGGCCATCTACCTCTCGGGCTGGCAGGTCGCGGGCGACGCCAACAACGCCGGGCAGATGTACCCCGACCAGAGCCTGTACCCGGCGAGCAGTGTGCCCGACGTGGTGAGGCGCATCAACAACACGCTGCGCCGGGCCGACCAGATCCAGCACAGCGAGGGCCGGCACGACGTGGACTACTTCGCGCCCATCGTGGCCGATGCCGAGGCGGGTTTCGGCGGGCCGCTGAACGCCTTCGAGCTCATGAAGGCCATGATTGAGGCGGGCGCGGCGGGCGTGCACTTCGAGGACCAGCTCGCCAGCGAGAAGAAATGCGGCCACCTGGGCGGTAAGGTGCTCGTGCCGACCAGCCAGTTCATCCGGACACTGAACGCGGCCCGCCTCGCCGCCGATGTGTCGGGCGTGCCCACGGTCCTGATCGCACGTACCGACGCCGACGCTGCCAACCTGCTGACAAGTGACGTGGACGACAACGACAAGCCCTTCTGTACCGGCGAGCGTACTCCCGAGGGCTTCTACTACGTCCGGCCGGGCATCGAGCAGGCGATTTCCCGCGCCCTGGCCTACGCGCCCTATGCCGACGTGATCTGGTGCGAGACGAGTGTGCCGAACCTGGATGAGGCCCGCAGGTTCGCCGAGGCCGTGCACGCGCAGTTTCCGGGCAAGCTGCTGGCCTACAACTGCTCGCCTTCCTTCAACTGGCGCAAGAACCTCGACGACGAGACCATCGCCAAATTTCAGGTCGAACTGGGCCGGCTGGGCTACAAGTTCCAGTTCATCACGCTGGCGGGCTTCCACAGCCTGAACATGGCGATGTTCGACCTCGCGCACGGATACGCCCGGCGCCAGATGCCCGCCTTCGTCGAATTGCAGGAGCGCGAATTCGCGGCGCAGGACCGCGGCTTCACGGCCGTCAAGCACCAGCGCGAAGTGGGCACCGGGTACTTCGACCTCGTGGCCCAGGCGGCGGGCGGCGGCCAGAGCAGCACCACGGCCCTCGCCGGCAGCACGGAGGCGCAGCAGTTCGGGCACCGCGAGCTGGCCGGGGCGCACGACTGAGGACCGGAGCGGGAGGAGGGTGGTCAGGAAGGGCTTCCCCCCTTCTCACCATGGGGGCGAGCCGCTTACCCTGAAGGCCTGTGGAGCCCGTGGCTGACGCCGGGCCTGTTCGTGGACCATGAGCCCAGAGAGACGGTCACAATCCCGCCACCGGTACACCACGCCTATGAAAGCGGGAAGCGAACCGGCCTCCGTTCAGGGGCCCTCCGCTTCCCACCTGCCGTCCTGCGGGCTGGCTCTCTATTCCGTGCCAACCTCGTGCCCGTCGTCACGCTGCTCCAGCCGGAAGCCGTGGGGCAGAAAGTCGCGCACGAGGCCGCTCACCACGTCACCGTGCTGGTTGACGCACACGACGCGGGCGTCCGGCGCAAACTCGTAGAGAACCTGCCGGCACGCGCCGCAGGGGCTGGCCGGGGGGCTGGCTTCCGAGTAGACCATGAGGTCAGTAAACTCGCGTCCACCCGCCGTCGCCATCGCCTGCACCGCCGACTGCTCGGCGCAGCGGCCCAGGCCGTAGCTGGCATTCTCGACGTTGGCCCCGAAAAACACCCGGCCGTCGGTGGTGCGCAGCGCGGCGCCCACGCGGAACTTGCTGTAGGGCGCGTACGCCTGCTTGAACGCGGCCTGCGCGCCTTCGAGCAGTTGCGGATCGGGACTCAGGTTCAGGGGATTGCTGGACTGCTCTGTGTCGGTACGGGTCACGCCCGCATTATTCATGAGCCGGCACCTCGGACCCCTCGG belongs to Deinococcus sp. Leaf326 and includes:
- a CDS encoding serine hydrolase — translated: MPTVPGRRGAGRFLLGAALTLGLAACQQPAAHRAEPASSPVRAAAPGAAPVASGESAPQPVTAAPKTSPAAVPPSRLIRPELRDPGGCLTAAPTVAKAPTPPLPLSGRLGLWVAEIDPETLGVIRAVGTNPDSVFPLASTYKQAVLWALLREFDAGRVSPTERFDVSRGTQSLGTYPFDGMNVRDLSTRMIQYSDNTATDLLHRRVGLGRVQAVADRLGLCRTRLILPTRDWWVAQSGLSATFSGTSRWAGATGAERLRLASLIDADARQYPAGYIQRQLDLYFDHRYQPADDLRAHNLSTPYELGTLLAHEFLDPGLSPRARKWQREVMARGFGRRALRAEAAGNVAFFGGKGGNGWRLLTYSGYFQTKDGRQVVYAFMQHGADQTYTMPNTRRAFAWINAGIDAVIGAQIPRPLAPKPAKAGHP
- a CDS encoding bifunctional oligoribonuclease/PAP phosphatase NrnA, producing the protein MTRMNSGSPEYARDIQAVAARLLAHDGPVVVLAHENPDGDALGSVLGLTRALRAMGREVVAPLEVPRYLRFLPQPGEVAAPLTAWPAGALAAVLDVDNNDPVRVAGADLAAFAGDVVNLDHHGTNLRRSTAGAVDPSKPATTMLVADVIDALGAPWSEAVATPLMLGLKTDTGSFSFDSVSAETFEYAARLRAHGARLGWLGDQMAQNSHSYYLLLREVLGTMEFTHGGRVVLARVDDAMLSRAGATWEDVESYVGLLRSAEGTVLAVMVKDFGDRVKLSLRSRGPVSAQNIAVALGGGGHVPAAGASRSEPYPQVRRDLDAAITAELARVDAQEG
- a CDS encoding HAD family phosphatase, translated to MSESPARTRHVAFDWGGVFTVGTFDGRSTQNVAERAGVPVERVRESYFRHVRQLEVGAWSLPQFWTVLQEEAGIPLPYDEFEELYLGSVHDNAPMYAALSALPADVRVGLLSNNYPVVSDHLRKDARFGRFDALVFSNEIGHKKPAPEAFDALEEAMGVPAAQVAFVDDVQENIDAAHAAGFHGLLYHHDRHEQFERELTAWLAGEG
- the aceA gene encoding isocitrate lyase, producing MTAQPRTPAEILSKTWQTEERWQGVRRNYSADEVVKLRGSLMVEHTLAKHGATKLWGLMKDEPFVNALGALTGNQAMQQVKAGLKAIYLSGWQVAGDANNAGQMYPDQSLYPASSVPDVVRRINNTLRRADQIQHSEGRHDVDYFAPIVADAEAGFGGPLNAFELMKAMIEAGAAGVHFEDQLASEKKCGHLGGKVLVPTSQFIRTLNAARLAADVSGVPTVLIARTDADAANLLTSDVDDNDKPFCTGERTPEGFYYVRPGIEQAISRALAYAPYADVIWCETSVPNLDEARRFAEAVHAQFPGKLLAYNCSPSFNWRKNLDDETIAKFQVELGRLGYKFQFITLAGFHSLNMAMFDLAHGYARRQMPAFVELQEREFAAQDRGFTAVKHQREVGTGYFDLVAQAAGGGQSSTTALAGSTEAQQFGHRELAGAHD
- the cdd gene encoding cytidine deaminase — encoded protein: MTRTDTEQSSNPLNLSPDPQLLEGAQAAFKQAYAPYSKFRVGAALRTTDGRVFFGANVENASYGLGRCAEQSAVQAMATAGGREFTDLMVYSEASPPASPCGACRQVLYEFAPDARVVCVNQHGDVVSGLVRDFLPHGFRLEQRDDGHEVGTE